Genomic window (Egicoccus halophilus):
TCCCCAGGCGGGGTGCTTAACGCGTTAGCTGCGGCACGGAAGACGTGAACAGTCCCCCACACCTAGCACCCATCGTTTACGGCGTGGACTACCAGGGTATCTAATCCTGTTCGCTACCCACGCTTTCGCATCTCAGCGTCAGGAAAGGCCCAGAGAGCCGCCTTCGCCGCTGGTGTTCCTCCCGATATCTGCGCATTCCACCGCTACACCGGGAATTCCACTCTCCTCTACCTTCCTCAAGCCACGCAGTACCGGATGCAGTTCCGAAGTTAAGCCTCGGGATTTCACATCCGACTTACATGGCCGCCTACATGCGCTTTACGCCCAATGATTCCGGACAACGCTCGGACCCTACGTATTACCGCGGCTGCTGGCACGTAGTTGGCCGGTCCTTCTTCTGGAGGTACCGTCACTTGCGCTTCTTCCCTCCTGAAAGCGGTTTACGACCCGAAGGCCTTCTTCCCGCACGCGGCGTGGCTGCATCAGGCTTGCGCCCATTGTGCAAGATTCTCCACTGCTGCCTCCCGTAGGAGTCTGGGCCGTGTCTCAGTCCCAGTGTGGCTGTTCGAGCTCTCACTCCAGCTACGCGTCGTCGCCTTGGTAGGCCATTACCCCACCAACAAGCTGATACGCCGCGAGGCCCTCCGATACCGCCTGAGCTTTCCCGAACCGGCCATGCGACCGAAACGGAACATCCGGTATTAGCCACGGTTTCCCGCGGTTATCCCGAAGTACCGGGTAGATTCCTCACGTGTTACTCACCCGTTCGCCGGTTTCCACCCACCGAAGTGGGCTTCGTCCCTCGACTTGCATGTGTTAAACCCGCCGCCAGCGTTCGTCCTGAGCCAGGATCAAACTCTCCATTGAAAAACCCAAACCACAACAGTTCAGATCTCCGAAGAGCAAATCCCTACATTAAAAGGGTTCTACTACAACTCTCGACAACCAGACACCAAAGCATCCGGCCGACAAGGGCATGTGTACACACACCCACCCAAAAGGGCAGGCGCGTCACTGGCTTCTCGCACCCTGTGCAGTTCTCAAAGAACACCACAACACCACACCCGAACCCACAACCCCACCACACGGCAGGCGGCTCTCGAGACCGATGTCGCTTCGTGTTTCCACTCCTCCGACCGTTGCCCGCGATTGCGGCTGGTCGGTGGTCCTGCGAGCTCCCGGACGGTCACAACAGATCGCTGTGGCGTCTCGGCGACGGCTCGAGGTGGAAGGAGCGTGGCCCGCTTGGGGCCGGTCGTCAACGGTACCGCGCTGAGCGCAGTGTGTCCAACCGCGTCCCTCGGAGGGGCCGCAGCGGCGTGCCCCGCTGACTCGTGGAACAGTACGGCGGGGAGTCGGCCCACGCAAACCGGTGCAGCGCCCGTGCGCTCCGTCCGCGCACCTTCCGGTCCCGGCTTGCCGGCGACGCGTTCACGCGCTTGTCCGCTATTCGGCCGAATTTGGCTCCTTCGGCGCGGCTGCGCGATGTCGGCGGTAGGCGCTGACCTCGGCGACCTCGGACAGGAAGAAGCGCCACGGCCGATCCGGGGCGAGGCGGACACCGACGCGAGGGCCACGGACGACCGTGTCCGACGCGGGCCGGAAGCCGTCGTCGAGCAGGCACAACGACGATGCCGGGTCGAGCAGGTCGGTGCCGTCGTGCTCGGGTGCGCTGACCGCGAGGGCCTGGCACAGCCGGCCGGGGCCGCGCATCAGCTCACGCGGCGTCCGGGCGGTCGGCCGCCGTCGGGTGAGCCGATCCTCGCCGCGCAGCGGCAGTGCCGCCCGCAACAGCACGGCCGCGCCCACCCCGGGCTGCTCGGCCGCCACGTTGAGGCACCAGTGGATGCCGTAGGAGCGGTAGACGTAGGCCGTTGCGGCCGGTTCGAACATCGGCGCCGTGCGGTCGGTCCGACCGGCAGCACTGTGGCTGGCCGGGTCGTCCTCGCGGTACGCCTCGGTCTCGACGATGCGCACCAGCGTCATGGTGCCGTCGGTCTCCGTGCGGGCCAGGACGGCGCCGAGCAGCGCCATCGCCGCCTGCGGGGCCGGCACCGTGAGTCGTGCCCGCGGGAACGCGACGAGCGCCCCGACCCGGCGCAGCGACGCCGTCACGCCCCGCGTACCGCGGCGACCCAGGACTCGAAGCGCTCGAGGGGCCACGTGTTGGCGACCTGGTCCCGTGGCAGTCCGCCGCGGCGCGCGTTGGCGACCCCGTGCCGCAGGTTGTCGAGCTCGCCGACGGCGTGCGCGTCGGTCGAGATCACGAACGTCACCCCTCGCCGGGCGCCCTCTCGGATCACCTCGGCGGAGGCGTCGAGCCGACGCAGGTTGCTGTTGACCTCGATCGCCGTCCCCGTCTCGACCGCGGCGTCGAGGACCCGGTCGAGGTCGAGCTCGATGCCGGGGCGCTTGCCGATCATGCGTCCGTGGAGGTGTCCGATGGCGGTGACCGACGGATGGCGGATGGCGGCGAGCACGCGGGCGGTCTGCTCGCCGACGGGGCGGGTGAAGTGGGAGTGCACGCTCGCGACCAGCCAGTCGAACCCGGCCAGGAACTCCGCGTCGTAGTCGAGGCTGCCGTCGACCCCGATGTTGAGCTCGGCCCCGTGCAGGAGCCGGATGTCGCCGCGTTCCTGCTCGAGCTCCCGGACCAGTCGGCGCTGGCGCAGCATCCCGTCCCGGGAGATGCCGTTGATGCGCAGGTCCTCCGCGTGGTCGGTGAGACCGAGGTAGGCGTGGCCGCGCGCGACGGCTCCGGCCACCATGTCCTCGAGGGAGGCGCGCCCGTCACCGGACCAGTCGGTGTGGTCGTGGAGGTCACCGCGCAGGTCCGCACGCTCGACCAGCTGCGGTGCCGTGCCGGCCTCGGCGGCCTCGATCTCGCCGTCGTCCTCCCGCAGCTCGGCCGCGATGTAGGGCAGTCCGAGCGCGGCGTAGACCTCCTCCTCGGTGCCCTGGGCCATCACCTCGAGATCGCGCCGGGTGTCGCCGGTCGCGTCCCGCTCGCCGTCCGCCCCGGGGTCCGCCTCGCCGTCCGCCTCACGGTCCTCCCCGACGTGCGGTGCCGCGGGCTCCTGCTCGTCCTCGGGCAACCGCGCCAGGGCGTACTCGTTGAGGGTCAGGCCGCGTCGCAGCGCTCGCTGGCGCAGTCGGATGTTGTGTGCCCGGGAACCGGTGAAGTACAGCAGCGCCGCACCGAAGCTCTCCGGCGGGACGACCCGCAGATCGACCTGCACGCCTTCGGAGGTCAACACCGACGTCTTCGTCGCGCCGGACCCGATCACCGAGGCGATCTCCCCGAGGCCGAGGAACGCCTCGGTCACCGTGGCCGGGTCCCGGGACGCGACCAGCACGTCCAGGTCACCGATCGTCTCCCGGAACCGGCGGACCGAGCCGGCGTAGGCCGCCTGCTCGACCGCGTCGAGCCGTTCGAGCGCCGCCACCAGCCGTTCCGCCAGCGGCTTGGCGACGTGCAGGGGCACGCGGGTCTGCTTCGAGGACAGCCCCAGCTGTTCGATGGCGCGCCGCAGGTTGTCGGCGGTCTTCTCCCCCAGGCCCGGCAACGCGGCGATCCGCCCGTCGTCGAGCGCGGCCCGCAGCGAGGGCAGGTCACGCACGCCGAGCAGTTCGTCGAGCAGGCCGATGGTCTTGGGCCCCAGGCCAGGCACCCGGAGCAGCTCCTGCTTGCCCACCGGGTGCCGCGCCCGCAGCTCCTCCAGCTTGCGGATCGAGCCGGTGTCGACGTACTCACGGATCTTGTCCGCGGTCGACCGGCCGATGCCCTTGAGCCCCGCCAGCTGACTCGCGCTCATCCGGGCCACCTCGCCCGTCTGCTGCTCGATCGACCGTTGGGCGTTCTGGTAGGCGCGGACCCGGAACGCCTGGGGACTGCCCTCGTCGATCTCGCTGAGGACCGCGAGCTCGCCCAGCACCCGCGCCACGTCGGCGTTGCTCGGCAGCACCGTGACCCTCCTTCAGCACCTGCGGATCGATCGCGAGCGCCCGACGTCGGCGGCTCGGTGGCTCGCCGCCCGAGCCTAGTGTGGTCGCGTCGTGTGCCACCGCGGCCGCCGGTCGGCGGCACGCGGGCGAGACCCCGACCGACGACGAGGTGCGACGTGAAGCTGTACGCGGATCCCGGCCCCCGGCTCGCCACCCAGGTGGCGGGAGACCTCGCGGCCCTGGCCTCGGTGGTGGTCACCGTCCGGGTGGCCACGCGCCTGCGGGAGCAAGTACTCGGCTTCGGCGTCGCGGCCGACCGTGTGCAGTCCTCCGGGGAGCGGGTCAGCAGCGGCGCCTCGGCCGCCGGCACGGCACTCACCGACCTCCCGCTGGTCGGCGGTGCGCTCTCGGCTCCCTTCGAGGTCGTCGCCGACGCCGGGCGCGACCTGGCCGCGGCGGGTTCCGAGGCCGGCGGCTCGCTCGACGGCCTGGCGGCGCTGTTGCCGGCGCTGCTCGTGGCCGTCGTCGTCGGCTACCTCGTCGCCCACTGGCTGCCCGCGCGGGTGGCCTGGGTCCGGGAGGTCGCCGAGGTCCAGCGGCTGGGGCACACCCCCGACGCCGATCGCCTCCTCGCCCATCGCGCGCTCGCGCGACGCCCGCTGCACGAACTGCGGCGCGACGGCGCCGACCCCGTCGCGGACCTCGCCGCGGGACACTGGACGTCCCTGGCCGACCTCGAACGCCGTGCGCTGGGCCTCACGAGTCGCCCGGACCGACGGCGACCGATCGGCTGAACCGTCGATCCGGGCGCTCGTGCTCCGCTCAACCGAGCGAGCGGTTGACCGCGACCGCCTCCCGCGCCCGGGCCAGCTGCGCCCGCACCGACGCGGTGGCGGTCCCGAGGCTGCTGTCGCGACGGTCCACGGCCCGACGCGGGTCGAGCAGGGCGGCGACCTCGGTGTCCAGTGCCGGATGCGCCGCGGCCAGCTCCCGTGGGTCGAGCCCGTCGAGGTCGACCCCGTGTGACTCGGCGCGCCGGACCACCTCGCCGACCACCTCGTGGGCCTCGCGGAAGGGCACCCCGCGACGGACCAGCTCCTCGGCGAGGTCCGTGGCCAGCGCGAACCCGCCGACGGAGGCCGCGGCGAGACGCTGCCGGTCGAACGTCAACGACGCGACCGTGCCGGTCATCGCCGGCAGCACCAGTCGTAGCGTGCCGACGGCGTCGAACACCGGCTCCTTGTCCTCCTGCAGGTCCCGGTCGTAGGCCATCGGCAGCCCCTTGACCGTGGTCAGCAGCGACACCAGTGCGCCGACGACCCGGCCGGCCTTGCCGCGGACCAGCTCGGCGACGTCCGGATTGCGCTTCTGCGGCATGATCGAGGACCCGGTCGAGAACGCGTCACCGACGGTGGCGAACCCGAACTCGGAGGTGGCCCAGAGCACGACCTCCTCCCCGAGCCGCGACAGGTGCACCGCCAG
Coding sequences:
- a CDS encoding DNA-3-methyladenine glycosylase encodes the protein MTASLRRVGALVAFPRARLTVPAPQAAMALLGAVLARTETDGTMTLVRIVETEAYREDDPASHSAAGRTDRTAPMFEPAATAYVYRSYGIHWCLNVAAEQPGVGAAVLLRAALPLRGEDRLTRRRPTARTPRELMRGPGRLCQALAVSAPEHDGTDLLDPASSLCLLDDGFRPASDTVVRGPRVGVRLAPDRPWRFFLSEVAEVSAYRRHRAAAPKEPNSAE
- a CDS encoding helix-hairpin-helix domain-containing protein produces the protein MLPSNADVARVLGELAVLSEIDEGSPQAFRVRAYQNAQRSIEQQTGEVARMSASQLAGLKGIGRSTADKIREYVDTGSIRKLEELRARHPVGKQELLRVPGLGPKTIGLLDELLGVRDLPSLRAALDDGRIAALPGLGEKTADNLRRAIEQLGLSSKQTRVPLHVAKPLAERLVAALERLDAVEQAAYAGSVRRFRETIGDLDVLVASRDPATVTEAFLGLGEIASVIGSGATKTSVLTSEGVQVDLRVVPPESFGAALLYFTGSRAHNIRLRQRALRRGLTLNEYALARLPEDEQEPAAPHVGEDREADGEADPGADGERDATGDTRRDLEVMAQGTEEEVYAALGLPYIAAELREDDGEIEAAEAGTAPQLVERADLRGDLHDHTDWSGDGRASLEDMVAGAVARGHAYLGLTDHAEDLRINGISRDGMLRQRRLVRELEQERGDIRLLHGAELNIGVDGSLDYDAEFLAGFDWLVASVHSHFTRPVGEQTARVLAAIRHPSVTAIGHLHGRMIGKRPGIELDLDRVLDAAVETGTAIEVNSNLRRLDASAEVIREGARRGVTFVISTDAHAVGELDNLRHGVANARRGGLPRDQVANTWPLERFESWVAAVRGA